The Rubricoccus marinus nucleotide sequence CGTGGTCCCGGACGGCATTATGCGCAACGTGCTCTCGTTTATCGTGCTCTACATCGGCCTGATCGGGCTGGGCACGCTCGCGATGGCCTTTCTCGGCCTGGACTGGATGAGCGCCTTTACGTCCACGTTCTCGTGCGTGGGCAACGTGGGACCGGCCTTTGGCACGATGGGGCCGACGGAGAACTACACGCACGTGCCCGAAGTGGGCAAATGGGTGCTCTCGCTGCTCATGATGGCGGGCCGTCTGGAGATCTTTACGGTCCTGCTCCTCTTCACGCCCGGCTTCTGGAAGCGATGAAACACCTGGTCCTCTTCCTCGCGCTCTTCGCGCCTCTGGCGCCCTTTGCTCAGACCTCCGAAGCCACTGAGGAAGCCGTCCGCGAGTTGCTCGCTCTTACCGGAGCGGAAGAGACGCATGAGCGCGTTCTGGTGATGTTGACCGACGCCATTGCAGAAAACAACGCCGCCATTCGAGAGCACCGTGCCGTCGTGGACGAGTTCTACGCCCGGTATTACCCCTGGGCGGAGGTGGAGGCCGCGCAGATCGCGATCTACTCGGACGTGTACACCGAGGCCGAGATACGGGAGCTCATCGCGTGGTACCGCACGCCAATCGGGCAGAAGTCGCTCCGTCTGATGCCTGAGCTGCAGCGCCGGCTGATGGAGGCCGGCCAAGACATCATTCGCCCGCATATCCCGGAGTTGGAGACCATGCTGCTAGAGGCCATCTCGCCACCGCCGCTCGCGTTGCCCGCTCCTAAAAAGGGATGAGTGTCCGGCCTCTGGCGCCAGAGGCCGGACGCGGCGCGTGAGCGTCTACGCCAGAGGCGAAACGGCGGCGGCGGGGAGGTCCAGCATGGTCCGGAGGCCCGGCCGCGAGGCCGCCACGCGCGGGACGCTGTTCACGACGGCCGCGACGGTCGCGGTGTCGCCGAACGTGCCGCCTTCCACGACGACTTCCATGGGCGGGTCGCCGGCGATGCTCACGCGGTCCTCGTCCTTGGCGCCGACGGCCATCGTGAGCGTGAGGGTGGCGCGGAGCACGCCGCCGGTGCGGACCTCGGCGGTCTGGTGGATGCCCGCCACCTGGCCGGGCTCGACCGTCGCGTGCTCAGTCGTGTGGGCCGTCATCGCCATGTGAGGGCCAAAGGTCTCGGAGAACTCGGCGTCGTTCCAGCCCATGCCGGCCGCGAGGGCGCGCGCGCTCTCGATCATGCCGATGTGACCAAAGCCGCCGGCCTCTTCCTTGGCGCGGAACTCGGACTCGGTCAGCCCGGCGCCGACCTTTTTCTGCAGCGGCCCGCGGCGGCGGCCGGCGTCGACCGAGCGCGACACGTCCACGCGGTCCACGCTGGCACACACGCCGCTGAGCACGACGGGCAGCAGGTCCATCACGAAACCGGGGTTGACGCCCGTGCCGACCACGGCGACGCCTCTGGCGCGTGCGGCCTCGTCGATCCGGCGCGAGAACGCCTCGTCGCGCGCGAAGGGC carries:
- a CDS encoding DUF2059 domain-containing protein, which translates into the protein MKHLVLFLALFAPLAPFAQTSEATEEAVRELLALTGAEETHERVLVMLTDAIAENNAAIREHRAVVDEFYARYYPWAEVEAAQIAIYSDVYTEAEIRELIAWYRTPIGQKSLRLMPELQRRLMEAGQDIIRPHIPELETMLLEAISPPPLALPAPKKG